From Pandoraea vervacti, the proteins below share one genomic window:
- a CDS encoding rhodanese-like domain-containing protein, which yields MKFFADYTNLALIAIALVSGGMLAWPVFKRGGRGLSTMEATQLINRKGAVVLDVRTAEEFATGHLPSARNVPLDDVEQKVAGVIKNKAAPVLIVCKSGQRSARAQTLLRNLGYAEAFSLQGGVAAWQEAGLPVVK from the coding sequence GTGAAGTTCTTTGCCGATTACACCAACCTCGCGCTGATCGCCATCGCTCTCGTTTCGGGCGGCATGCTGGCCTGGCCGGTATTCAAGCGTGGCGGTCGCGGTCTGTCGACCATGGAAGCGACCCAGCTTATCAACCGCAAGGGCGCCGTGGTGCTCGATGTCCGTACGGCAGAGGAGTTTGCCACCGGTCACTTGCCTTCCGCACGCAATGTGCCGCTCGACGACGTGGAGCAAAAGGTCGCCGGCGTCATCAAGAACAAGGCGGCCCCGGTCCTTATCGTGTGCAAGAGCGGTCAACGCTCGGCGCGCGCGCAGACGCTCCTTCGCAATCTTGGTTATGCTGAGGCATTCAGCCTCCAGGGCGGTGTTGCCGCCTGGCAGGAAGCCGGCCTGCCGGTAGTCAAGTAA
- the secB gene encoding protein-export chaperone SecB, which produces MSDQNQPFFSIQRAYLKDLSLEQPNSPAIFLEQEMPTVEVQLDVAAERLAEEIFEVAVIATVTAKIKDKVAFLVEGKQAGIFEIRNVPVEQLDPLIGIACPTIVYPYLRANVADAISRAGFQPIHLAEVNFQALYEQRLAQLAEQQAANGETPAPGIVMPDGSSAQTH; this is translated from the coding sequence ATGTCCGACCAGAATCAGCCGTTTTTCAGCATCCAGCGCGCCTACCTGAAAGATCTGTCGCTCGAGCAGCCGAATTCGCCCGCGATTTTCCTCGAGCAGGAGATGCCGACCGTTGAAGTGCAGCTGGACGTGGCAGCAGAACGCCTGGCCGAGGAAATCTTCGAAGTCGCCGTGATCGCCACCGTGACGGCCAAGATCAAGGACAAGGTCGCGTTCCTGGTCGAAGGCAAGCAAGCCGGTATTTTCGAAATCCGCAACGTGCCGGTCGAACAGCTCGATCCGCTCATCGGCATTGCCTGCCCGACGATCGTCTACCCGTACCTTCGCGCCAACGTGGCCGACGCCATCAGCCGTGCCGGCTTCCAGCCGATTCATCTGGCGGAAGTGAACTTCCAGGCGCTGTACGAGCAGCGTCTGGCGCAACTGGCCGAGCAACAAGCGGCCAATGGCGAGACGCCGGCCCCGGGTATCGTGATGCCCGACGGCTCGTCCGCGCAGACCCACTAA
- the grxC gene encoding glutaredoxin 3, with protein sequence MPKIVMYSTQVCPYCQMAERLLRQRGVQEIEKILIDKDPARREEMMTRTGRRTVPQIYIDERHIGGYDDLSALDRAGGLVPLLQAA encoded by the coding sequence ATGCCGAAGATCGTGATGTACAGCACGCAAGTGTGCCCGTATTGCCAGATGGCGGAGCGTCTGCTGCGTCAGCGCGGTGTTCAGGAAATCGAAAAGATTCTGATCGACAAGGATCCCGCCCGCCGCGAGGAAATGATGACGCGGACCGGGCGTCGTACCGTACCGCAAATCTATATCGACGAGCGCCATATCGGCGGTTACGACGATCTTTCGGCGCTCGATCGTGCCGGTGGCCTCGTACCGCTCTTGCAAGCTGCCTGA